In one Amia ocellicauda isolate fAmiCal2 chromosome 2, fAmiCal2.hap1, whole genome shotgun sequence genomic region, the following are encoded:
- the LOC136765125 gene encoding uncharacterized protein LOC136765125 isoform X2, translating into MKTDTTPSVLVVPRGLRTFLVNLTKAVVKEQPDEISQFISSYLIELLSLRNGTHLQPQYQKDIADSVTPEANKPSPATMPSEGLHEITHVTGTTSPAPASPSVAHQSAVFQRVQSEEFVDSPHTLLVNTSTIPSENIVVVVCKNLPEIVIFQAEVKPPMENVEQSLTSEMTPEAVVFHRVPSVQELPPSSSVLDQIPSSPLERSSDHVTCTEKVPEKLASQSEMNSETNVTITITSVGQIPCEIDETPDMETMTEMTEKGEEESPASPSEDVTSPNETTPDQEPCEAEAHVPPQASDVSADEHSELNKMPSLRTAGQDGGLEEEPEMPQTEEKQTA; encoded by the exons ATGAAGACAGACACAACTCCTTCAGTGTTGGTTGTGCCACGGGGCCTGAGGACATTTCTGGTGAACCTGACCAAGGCTGTGGTTAAGGAACAACCAGATGAAATCTCTCAGTTCATCAGCTCTTACCTCATTGAGCTCCTAAGTTTAAGGAATG GTACACATTTACAACCACAATACCAGAAAGACATCGCTGACTCAGTGACACCAGAAGCAAACAAACCATCTCCAGCAACAATGCCGTCTGAGGGACTTCATGAGATAACCCACGTCACAGGAACAACTTCGCCAGCTCCTGCTAGCCCATCAGTTGCTCACCAATCAGCAGTTTTCCAGAGGGTTCAATCAGAAGAATTTGTTGACTCTCCACACACACTTTTAGTCAACACAAGTACCATTCCCTCTGAGAATATAGTCGTCGTGGTTTGTAAGAATCTTCCTGAAATAGTAATATTCCAAGCTGAAGTGAAACCCCCAATGGAAAATGTAGAGCAGTCGCTCACATCAGAAATGACTCCTGAAGCAGTTGTGTTCCACAGAGTTCCTTCAGTTCAGGAACTGCCTCCATCATCATCAGTTCTGGATCAGATTCCATCCTCTCCTCTGGAACGATCTTCTGATCATGTGACCTGCACTGAAAAGGTTCCTGAAAAGCTAGCATCCCAGAGTGAAATGAACAGTGAGACAAATGTCACGATCACAATCACCTCTGTGGGACAAATACCCTGTGAAATCGATGAAACACCAGATATGGAAACAATGACAGAAATGACTGAAAAAG GAGAAGAGGAGTCCCCTGCCAGCCCCAGTGAGGATGTGACTTCTCCTAATGAAACGACTCCAGATCAAGAACCTTGTGAAGCCGAGGCTCATGTGCCTCCCCAGGCTAGCGATGTGTCAGCAGATGAGCACAGTGAGCTGAACAAAATGCCCTCTCTCAGGACAGCTGGTCAGGACGGGGGTCTGGAGGAAGAGCCAGAGATGCCACAGACTGAAGAAAAGCAAACCG catga
- the LOC136765125 gene encoding uncharacterized protein LOC136765125 isoform X1, producing the protein MKTDTTPSVLVVPRGLRTFLVNLTKAVVKEQPDEISQFISSYLIELLSLRNGTHLQPQYQKDIADSVTPEANKPSPATMPSEGLHEITHVTGTTSPAPASPSVAHQSAVFQRVQSEEFVDSPHTLLVNTSTIPSENIVVVVCKNLPEIVIFQAEVKPPMENVEQSLTSEMTPEAVVFHRVPSVQELPPSSSVLDQIPSSPLERSSDHVTCTEKVPEKLASQSEMNSETNVTITITSVGQIPCEIDETPDMETMTEMTEKGEEESPASPSEDVTSPNETTPDQEPCEAEAHVPPQASDVSADEHSELNKMPSLRTAGQDGGLEEEPEMPQTEEKQTVTNQQERDQDVLKETGSLNADEDVGLGLDNSAQQVLTLYHLANTAEEGTLSTSFLSLPPFNGTALIRVFGPGHVVLSQQPETTALGQKHILLQPALMHNHGK; encoded by the exons ATGAAGACAGACACAACTCCTTCAGTGTTGGTTGTGCCACGGGGCCTGAGGACATTTCTGGTGAACCTGACCAAGGCTGTGGTTAAGGAACAACCAGATGAAATCTCTCAGTTCATCAGCTCTTACCTCATTGAGCTCCTAAGTTTAAGGAATG GTACACATTTACAACCACAATACCAGAAAGACATCGCTGACTCAGTGACACCAGAAGCAAACAAACCATCTCCAGCAACAATGCCGTCTGAGGGACTTCATGAGATAACCCACGTCACAGGAACAACTTCGCCAGCTCCTGCTAGCCCATCAGTTGCTCACCAATCAGCAGTTTTCCAGAGGGTTCAATCAGAAGAATTTGTTGACTCTCCACACACACTTTTAGTCAACACAAGTACCATTCCCTCTGAGAATATAGTCGTCGTGGTTTGTAAGAATCTTCCTGAAATAGTAATATTCCAAGCTGAAGTGAAACCCCCAATGGAAAATGTAGAGCAGTCGCTCACATCAGAAATGACTCCTGAAGCAGTTGTGTTCCACAGAGTTCCTTCAGTTCAGGAACTGCCTCCATCATCATCAGTTCTGGATCAGATTCCATCCTCTCCTCTGGAACGATCTTCTGATCATGTGACCTGCACTGAAAAGGTTCCTGAAAAGCTAGCATCCCAGAGTGAAATGAACAGTGAGACAAATGTCACGATCACAATCACCTCTGTGGGACAAATACCCTGTGAAATCGATGAAACACCAGATATGGAAACAATGACAGAAATGACTGAAAAAG GAGAAGAGGAGTCCCCTGCCAGCCCCAGTGAGGATGTGACTTCTCCTAATGAAACGACTCCAGATCAAGAACCTTGTGAAGCCGAGGCTCATGTGCCTCCCCAGGCTAGCGATGTGTCAGCAGATGAGCACAGTGAGCTGAACAAAATGCCCTCTCTCAGGACAGCTGGTCAGGACGGGGGTCTGGAGGAAGAGCCAGAGATGCCACAGACTGAAGAAAAGCAAACCG ttACCAATCAGCAAGAGAGAGATCAGGATGTTTTGAAGGAAACTGGCAGTTTGAATGCAGATGAAGATGTGGGACTTGGTCTGGATAATTCAGCGCAGCAGGTTTTGACTTTATATCATCTGGCAAATACAGCCGAGGAAGGAACATTATCCACATCATTTTTATCACTTCCTCCTTTCAATGGCACTGCTCTCATTAGAGTGTTTGGGCCTGGACACGTTGTATTATCACAGCAGCCAGAAACGACAGCTCTTGGGCAAAAACATATTCTTCTTCAACCTGCTCTGATGCACAACCATGGTAAATGA
- the LOC136765125 gene encoding calcium-binding tyrosine phosphorylation-regulated protein isoform X3 — MKTDTTPSVLVVPRGLRTFLVNLTKAVVKEQPDEISQFISSYLIELLSLRNGTHLQPQYQKDIADSVTPEANKPSPATMPSEGLHEITHVTGTTSPAPASPSVAHQSAVFQRVQSEEFVDSPHTLLVNTSTIPSENIVVVVCKNLPEIVIFQAEVKPPMENVEQSLTSEMTPEAVVFHRVPSVQELPPSSSVLDQIPSSPLERSSDHVTCTEKVPEKLASQSEMNSETNVTITITSVGQIPCEIDETPDMETMTEMTEKGQLVRTGVWRKSQRCHRLKKSKPHDNDPKHTATVIKNYLQHKEEQGVLEVMLPISKREIRMF; from the exons ATGAAGACAGACACAACTCCTTCAGTGTTGGTTGTGCCACGGGGCCTGAGGACATTTCTGGTGAACCTGACCAAGGCTGTGGTTAAGGAACAACCAGATGAAATCTCTCAGTTCATCAGCTCTTACCTCATTGAGCTCCTAAGTTTAAGGAATG GTACACATTTACAACCACAATACCAGAAAGACATCGCTGACTCAGTGACACCAGAAGCAAACAAACCATCTCCAGCAACAATGCCGTCTGAGGGACTTCATGAGATAACCCACGTCACAGGAACAACTTCGCCAGCTCCTGCTAGCCCATCAGTTGCTCACCAATCAGCAGTTTTCCAGAGGGTTCAATCAGAAGAATTTGTTGACTCTCCACACACACTTTTAGTCAACACAAGTACCATTCCCTCTGAGAATATAGTCGTCGTGGTTTGTAAGAATCTTCCTGAAATAGTAATATTCCAAGCTGAAGTGAAACCCCCAATGGAAAATGTAGAGCAGTCGCTCACATCAGAAATGACTCCTGAAGCAGTTGTGTTCCACAGAGTTCCTTCAGTTCAGGAACTGCCTCCATCATCATCAGTTCTGGATCAGATTCCATCCTCTCCTCTGGAACGATCTTCTGATCATGTGACCTGCACTGAAAAGGTTCCTGAAAAGCTAGCATCCCAGAGTGAAATGAACAGTGAGACAAATGTCACGATCACAATCACCTCTGTGGGACAAATACCCTGTGAAATCGATGAAACACCAGATATGGAAACAATGACAGAAATGACTGAAAAAG GACAGCTGGTCAGGACGGGGGTCTGGAGGAAGAGCCAGAGATGCCACAGACTGAAGAAAAGCAAACCG catgacaacgaccccaaacatacagcgacagtcattaagaactatcttcagcataaagaagaacaaggagtcctggaagtgatg ttACCAATCAGCAAGAGAGAGATCAGGATGTTTTGA